One Eubalaena glacialis isolate mEubGla1 chromosome 11, mEubGla1.1.hap2.+ XY, whole genome shotgun sequence DNA segment encodes these proteins:
- the SMIM10L1 gene encoding small integral membrane protein 10-like protein 1 translates to MATAAAPSSLALKASSLAAAPGSYGVFCKGLSRTLLAFFELAWQLRMNFPYFYIAGSVVLNIRLQVHF, encoded by the coding sequence ATGGCCACCGCGGCGGCTCCGTCATCCTTGGCTCTCAAGGCCTCGAGCCTGGCCGCGGCCCCCGGCTCGTACGGGGTCTTCTGCAAGGGGCTCTCCCGCACCCTCCTTGCCTTCTTCGAGCTGGCCTGGCAGCTGCGCATGAACTTCCCGTACTTCTACATCGCGGGCTCCGTGGTCCTCAACATCCGCTTGCAGGTACACTTTTAG
- the TAS2R42 gene encoding LOW QUALITY PROTEIN: taste receptor type 2 member 42 (The sequence of the model RefSeq protein was modified relative to this genomic sequence to represent the inferred CDS: inserted 3 bases in 2 codons), with translation MPSGVENTFLVEVMGEFMIGMLGNGFIVLVNCIDWVKRPKFSSADCILTGLATSRISQLWKMLFDSFVLVLWPHLYAIDKLAKIFWTLSNHLATWFATCLSVFCLFKVASSSHPCFTWLRWQIRRVVLVLLLGSLFLLFLNFELVDVFNGVWTNVYKIYERNSTWPSDVSKTLYLDXVVFTFICLIPFLLSLTSLLRLFLTLMRHXRNLQLNPSSKDFSIEAHKRAMKMVMSLLLLFMVHISSVLLTGWVFLKLQKHQANLVVMLTLTLFPSGHSFILVLANSKLRQNALGLLWYLNCHLKRVKPLAS, from the exons CATGATTGGAATGCTGGGGAATGGGTTCATTGTACTAGTTAACTGCATTGACTGGGTGAAGAGACCAAAGTTCTCATCAGCTGACTGCATCCTCACCGGCCTGGCAACCTCCAGAATCAGTCAACTTTGGAAAATGCTATTTGACTCGTTTGTACTGGTGTTATGGCCACATCTATATGCCATTGATAAACTGGCAAAAATTTTTTGGACCCTGTCCAATCACCTAGCTACCTGGTTTGCTACCTGTCTAAGTGTTTTCTGCCTCTTTAAAGTAGCCAGTTCCTCCCACCCCTGCTTCACCTGGCTGCGGTGGCAAATTCGTAGAGTGGTACTTGTGCTTCTGTTGGGGTCTTTGTTCTTACTGTTTTTGAACTTTGAATTAGTAGATGTGTTTAATGGTGTCTGGACTAATGTctacaaaatatatgaaagaaactcAACATGGCCCTCAGATGTAAGTAAAACTCTGTATCTTG ATGTTGTTTTCACCTTCATCTGCCTAATCCCCTTTCTTCTGTCCCTGACCTCATTGCTCCGTTTATTCCTCACCTTGATGAGACA CAGGAATTTGCAGCTCAACCCCAGCTCAAAGGACTTCAGCATAGAGGCCCATAAAAGAGCCATGAAAATGGTGATGTCTTTGCTCCTCCTCTTCATGGTTCACATTTCTTCTGTCCTATTAACAGGTTGGGTTTTCCTTAAACTGCAGAAACATCAAGCCAATTTGGTTGTCATGTTAACTTTGACTCTTTTTCCTTCAGGCCACTCATTTATCCTAGTTTTGGCAAACAGCAAGCTGAGACAAAATGCCTTAGGACTACTGTGGTATCTTAACTGCCACCTGAAAAGAGTGAAACCTTTAGCTTCATAG